One Sporomusaceae bacterium ACPt DNA window includes the following coding sequences:
- a CDS encoding Butyryl-CoA:acetate CoA-transferase has product MMNWRLKYQDRIVSAQAAVRHVCSNDRIALGMAAGEPAHLVNALMERSTELQNVEIVHMLAIGSAPYVQKGMEKAFRYNGNFLSASTRAAVAEGRADFTPCFFHEVPRLFKDGYLPVDVAMIQVSPPDENGECSFGVSVDYIESAARTARLVIAQINTHMPRTGGTTISLADIDWIVEYDQPLPEIKPPVIGPVERAIGEHVATLVPDGATLQLGIGAIPDAVLLFLKDKKDLGIHSEMFSDGVVELVNAGVITNRKKSLHPNKFIATFLIGTKKLYDFVDNNPAVEMYPVDYVNDPYIIGRNNSMISINSALQVDLMGQVNAEMVGSKQFSGIGGQVDFVRGAGRSAGGKSIIAIPSTAAKGQVSRIVSCFESGTVVSTLRNDVHYVVTEYGIANLRGKSLKERAKALIAIAHPDFRSKLEQEAKSLRLL; this is encoded by the coding sequence TTGATGAATTGGCGACTAAAATATCAAGACCGTATCGTTTCGGCGCAGGCTGCGGTACGGCATGTTTGTTCCAATGATCGAATCGCGCTGGGGATGGCGGCAGGCGAGCCGGCACATCTTGTAAATGCTTTGATGGAACGGTCAACCGAGCTTCAGAATGTGGAAATCGTGCATATGTTGGCTATCGGGTCAGCTCCTTATGTCCAGAAAGGTATGGAAAAAGCATTCCGGTATAATGGGAACTTTCTTAGTGCTTCAACCAGAGCAGCCGTGGCGGAAGGGCGGGCAGACTTTACCCCCTGTTTTTTTCATGAAGTTCCCAGACTGTTCAAGGACGGGTATTTACCTGTGGATGTTGCAATGATTCAGGTGTCACCGCCGGATGAGAACGGGGAATGCAGTTTCGGTGTGTCTGTTGATTATATTGAATCCGCAGCCCGGACGGCCCGGTTAGTTATCGCCCAGATAAATACGCATATGCCGCGGACTGGCGGGACAACCATCTCTCTTGCCGATATTGACTGGATTGTCGAATATGATCAACCGTTGCCTGAAATCAAACCGCCCGTGATTGGCCCGGTAGAACGGGCAATTGGTGAACATGTTGCCACGTTGGTGCCGGACGGAGCCACTTTGCAGCTTGGTATCGGCGCTATTCCTGACGCTGTATTATTATTTTTAAAAGATAAAAAGGATTTGGGGATTCATTCGGAAATGTTTTCCGACGGGGTAGTTGAACTGGTAAATGCCGGCGTGATTACAAACCGCAAAAAATCGCTTCATCCGAACAAGTTTATTGCTACTTTCCTGATAGGGACCAAAAAACTTTACGACTTTGTGGACAACAATCCGGCAGTGGAGATGTATCCGGTGGATTATGTTAATGATCCATATATTATCGGCCGGAATAATTCGATGATTTCTATCAATTCAGCCTTGCAGGTGGACTTGATGGGGCAAGTGAACGCGGAAATGGTTGGCTCAAAACAGTTCAGCGGTATTGGCGGACAGGTAGACTTCGTGCGTGGGGCCGGCCGGTCGGCTGGCGGGAAATCGATTATTGCTATTCCGTCTACTGCGGCCAAAGGACAGGTGTCCAGAATTGTTTCTTGTTTTGAATCAGGCACGGTGGTGTCTACGTTGCGTAATGATGTGCATTATGTAGTGACTGAATACGGCATTGCCAACCTACGAGGAAAATCCCTCAAAGAAAGAGCTAAAGCGCTAATTGCCATCGCGCATCCTGATTTTAGAAGTAAATTGGAACAAGAGGCAAAATCCTTGCGGTTATTGTAG
- the abfD_2 gene encoding 4-hydroxybutyryl-CoA dehydratase/vinylacetyl-CoA-Delta-isomerase yields the protein MTMMTGAQYEESLRKMNFKVYLMGEEVKNPVDHPMIRPSVNSVKMTYDLAHDPQYQQLMTAVSHLTGETVNRFCHLHQNTEDLVKKVKMQRLLGQKTASCFQRCVGMDAINAVDSVTFEMDQKLGTEYHERFTRFLRKMQQEDWTVDGAMTDPKGDRSKAPHQQDDPDLFVRVVEKRDDGIVVRGAKCHQTGALNSHWVLVMPTIAMGPEDADYAVSFVAPADAEGIIYIYGRQSCDTRKMEPGADIDLGNSQFGGQEVLMVFDDLFIPWENVLMCGETEFSGMLVERFAGYHRQSYGGCKSGVGDVLIGAAALAAEYNGADKASHIKDKLIEMVHLNETLYACGIACSAEGHRTASGTYLIDLLLANVCKQNVTRFPYEIARLAEDIAGGMMVTQPSQQDFEHPVAGKFVAKYFRGTDKAPAESRMRIMRLIENLTLGTAAVGYRTESMHGAGSPQAQRVMIARQGNIEGKKKLAKAIAHIQE from the coding sequence ATGACAATGATGACCGGCGCCCAGTATGAAGAGAGTCTGCGGAAAATGAATTTTAAAGTGTATTTGATGGGGGAAGAAGTCAAAAACCCGGTGGATCATCCCATGATTCGACCTTCGGTGAATTCGGTAAAAATGACGTATGATTTGGCGCATGATCCGCAATATCAGCAACTTATGACAGCCGTTTCCCATTTGACCGGTGAAACAGTTAATCGTTTCTGCCATCTGCATCAGAACACAGAGGACCTGGTGAAAAAAGTCAAGATGCAACGTCTGCTGGGTCAGAAAACCGCATCCTGTTTTCAGCGCTGTGTGGGAATGGATGCCATTAATGCCGTGGACAGTGTGACTTTTGAAATGGACCAAAAGCTTGGTACCGAATACCATGAGCGGTTTACCCGCTTTCTCAGGAAGATGCAGCAAGAAGACTGGACTGTGGACGGGGCGATGACCGATCCCAAGGGTGACCGCAGTAAAGCACCGCATCAACAGGACGATCCTGATCTTTTTGTGCGGGTTGTTGAAAAACGTGATGACGGGATTGTTGTGCGGGGGGCCAAGTGCCATCAGACCGGCGCCCTCAATTCCCACTGGGTTTTGGTAATGCCGACCATTGCAATGGGACCGGAAGATGCTGATTATGCGGTATCCTTCGTTGCTCCCGCAGATGCGGAGGGTATTATCTATATTTATGGACGCCAATCTTGCGACACCCGGAAAATGGAGCCGGGCGCCGATATTGATCTGGGAAACAGCCAATTTGGCGGACAGGAAGTATTGATGGTTTTTGATGATCTTTTTATCCCCTGGGAAAATGTTTTAATGTGCGGCGAGACAGAGTTTTCCGGTATGCTGGTGGAACGGTTTGCCGGTTATCACCGGCAAAGTTATGGTGGCTGCAAGTCAGGCGTTGGTGACGTGCTGATTGGCGCGGCGGCTCTGGCTGCTGAATACAACGGCGCCGACAAGGCCTCTCACATTAAGGATAAGCTGATTGAAATGGTTCACTTAAATGAAACCTTGTATGCCTGCGGGATTGCCTGTTCGGCAGAAGGGCATCGTACGGCTTCAGGTACTTACCTGATTGATCTGTTGCTAGCCAATGTCTGCAAGCAGAATGTAACCCGGTTTCCGTATGAAATTGCCCGGTTGGCCGAGGATATTGCAGGCGGGATGATGGTTACCCAGCCGTCGCAGCAGGACTTTGAGCATCCGGTTGCCGGCAAGTTTGTGGCTAAGTATTTCAGGGGAACGGACAAAGCACCTGCCGAAAGCCGGATGAGGATCATGAGATTGATTGAAAACCTTACACTAGGGACTGCGGCGGTTGGCTACCGGACAGAATCTATGCATGGCGCAGGCTCACCGCAAGCACAACGGGTAATGATAGCGCGGCAGGGAAATATCGAAGGCAAGAAAAAACTTGCGAAAGCTATTGCTCACATCCAAGAATAA
- the carE_4 gene encoding Caffeyl-CoA reductase-Etf complex subunit CarE: protein MSVYIQQEECIGCGNCVSACPFGAIETNGGKAVITAGCTACGACISSCPAEAIAQEAGDNVQGEKMDVSQYKGVWVYLEQYEGNLRRVGLELMAPGRKLADELGQELAVVIIGDKVEPLAAQAIERGADKVYLVEGPEYAHYNGDAYTLSFTHLINTYKPNVLLLGATNDGRELGPRIASRLGTGLCADCTDLQIDPETKLVAWTRPAFGGNIMATIFCPDHRPQIGTVRGKVFKPVEPDASRTGKIVRVRPEISAEAIRTKFVEILQQCSSSCNLEEAEIIVSCGRGIGKRENLKLAEELADALGGVVGASRPLVDSEWIPSLHQVGQTGKTVSPKIYIACGISGAIQHLAGMSSSDTIIAINKDPDAPIFKIADYGIVGDVLEIMPILTEEIRKRQGA, encoded by the coding sequence ATGTCAGTTTATATACAACAAGAAGAATGCATTGGCTGCGGTAACTGTGTATCCGCCTGCCCGTTCGGGGCAATTGAAACAAACGGAGGAAAAGCTGTCATTACTGCCGGTTGTACGGCATGCGGCGCCTGTATCAGCTCGTGTCCGGCGGAAGCCATCGCCCAGGAGGCAGGGGACAATGTACAGGGTGAAAAAATGGATGTCAGTCAGTACAAAGGCGTTTGGGTGTACTTGGAACAATATGAAGGCAATTTACGCCGTGTGGGACTGGAACTGATGGCGCCTGGTCGAAAATTGGCTGATGAACTGGGGCAGGAACTGGCTGTGGTCATTATCGGCGACAAGGTAGAACCACTGGCAGCCCAGGCCATCGAAAGAGGCGCGGACAAGGTTTATCTGGTGGAGGGGCCGGAATATGCCCATTATAATGGCGATGCTTATACGTTGTCATTTACGCATTTGATCAATACGTACAAGCCCAATGTGCTGTTGCTCGGTGCCACCAACGACGGCCGGGAACTGGGGCCGCGTATAGCCAGTCGACTGGGAACAGGTCTGTGTGCTGATTGTACAGATTTACAGATTGATCCGGAAACCAAACTGGTTGCCTGGACTCGTCCGGCGTTTGGCGGCAATATTATGGCTACTATCTTTTGTCCGGATCATCGCCCGCAGATTGGCACCGTTCGGGGCAAGGTATTCAAGCCGGTCGAACCGGATGCATCCCGCACGGGTAAAATTGTGCGTGTACGTCCGGAAATTTCCGCCGAGGCTATTCGTACAAAATTTGTTGAAATTCTGCAACAATGCAGTAGTTCATGTAATTTGGAAGAGGCTGAGATTATTGTATCCTGCGGACGGGGTATTGGCAAACGGGAAAATCTCAAGCTGGCAGAAGAGCTGGCTGACGCATTAGGCGGTGTGGTCGGTGCTTCGCGACCATTAGTAGATTCCGAATGGATTCCGTCCTTGCACCAAGTTGGACAGACAGGTAAAACGGTAAGCCCCAAAATTTATATTGCCTGCGGTATTTCCGGTGCTATCCAGCATTTGGCGGGTATGAGTTCGTCTGATACAATCATTGCGATTAACAAAGACCCGGATGCACCTATCTTCAAAATAGCCGATTATGGGATTGTGGGTGATGTTTTGGAGATTATGCCCATATTGACCGAAGAAATACGGAAAAGACAAGGGGCATAG